In the genome of Eschrichtius robustus isolate mEscRob2 chromosome 12, mEscRob2.pri, whole genome shotgun sequence, one region contains:
- the LOC137773220 gene encoding MHC class I polypeptide-related sequence A-like isoform X1, whose amino-acid sequence MFAHLHPSLHSSIPLSFTPLFLFSPVLEKFSLWSLVHVHVLHPQSWSRSGQQNLSGKHLMCTCFWKAVSSAVPPSPGSHSLHYNLTVLSRDGSVQPSFFAGGHLDGQAFLHYDRETGRVEPRGLWAEELGAETWDTESKDLTETWKDLRKLVAEILALQEEKGGPPAVNVTRSQDSEGTVNLTCWAFGFFSQNISAAWFPDEEPMSREAQQSGGVLPDGNGTYRTWVTIRVPQGEEQCVKCHVERSGNHSAHAVPSGETLVHQSQWWTILGIAAVVVVIIIGLCVLCCTKKKKTASAVGSPAVSLQDLDQCQMEPSDHNGLTQPGFQSSLSDPASISSTVEA is encoded by the exons ATGTTTGCCcatctccacccctccctccactcctcAATTCCCCTCTCCTtcactcctctttttcttttttccccggTGTTGGAAAAATTCTCATTGTGGTCCCTTGTACACGTGCATGTTCTGCATCCTCAGTCCTGGAGCAGGTCAGGACAGCAGAACTTGTCTGGTAAACATTTGATGTGCACTTGTTTCTGGAAAGCTGTTTCATCTGCAGTTCCCCCTTCCCCAGGATCACACAGTCTTCATTACAACCTCACGGTGCTGTCCCGGGATGGATCTGTGCAGCCCAGCTTTTTCGCTGGGGGACACTTGGATGGCCAGGCCTTCCTGCACTATGACCGTGAGACAGGCAGGGTAGAGCCCCGGGGACTGTGGGCagaggagctgggagctgagacgTGGGACACAGAGTCCAAGGACTTGACAGAGACCTGGAAGGACCTCAGAAAGCTTGTAGCAGAAATCCTGGCCCtgcaggaggagaaaggag GGCCCCCAGCCGTGAACGTGACCCGCAGCCAGGACTCGGAGGGCACAGTCAACCTCACATGCTGGGCTTTTGGCTTCTTTTCCCAGAATATCTCAGCGGCCTGGTTTCCAGATGAGGAACCCATGAGCCGGGAAGCCCAGCAGTCTGGGGGTGTCCTGCCTGATGGGAATGGGACCTACCGGACCTGGGTGACCATAAGGGTTCCCCAAGGAGAGGAACAGTGTGTCAAGTGCCACGTGGAACGCAGCGGGAATCACAGTGCACACGCTGTGCCCTCTG GAGAGACCCTGGTGCATCAGAGTCAGTGGTGGACCATCCTGGGTATTGCTGCTGTGGTTGTTGTTATTATCATCGGGCTTTGTGTCCTTTGCTGCacgaagaagaagaaaacagcatCAGCTGTGGGGAGCCCAG CTGTTAGCCTACAAGACCTGGATCAATGCCAGATGGAGCCAAGTGACCATAATGGCCTCACACAACCGGGATTTCAGTCCTCGTTGTCAGACCCGGCGTCCATCAGTTCCACTGTGGAAGCTTAG
- the LOC137773220 gene encoding MHC class I polypeptide-related sequence B-like isoform X2, producing MFAHLHPSLHSSIPLSFTPLFLFSPVLEKFSLWSLVHVHVLHPQSWSRSGQQNLSGKHLMCTCFWKAVSSAVPPSPGSHSLHYNLTVLSRDGSVQPSFFAGGHLDGQAFLHYDRETGRVEPRGLWAEELGAETWDTESKDLTETWKDLRKLVAEILALQEEKGGPPAVNVTRSQDSEGTVNLTCWAFGFFSQNISAAWFPDEEPMSREAQQSGGVLPDGNGTYRTWVTIRVPQGEEQCVKCHVERSGNHSAHAVPSAVSLQDLDQCQMEPSDHNGLTQPGFQSSLSDPASISSTVEA from the exons ATGTTTGCCcatctccacccctccctccactcctcAATTCCCCTCTCCTtcactcctctttttcttttttccccggTGTTGGAAAAATTCTCATTGTGGTCCCTTGTACACGTGCATGTTCTGCATCCTCAGTCCTGGAGCAGGTCAGGACAGCAGAACTTGTCTGGTAAACATTTGATGTGCACTTGTTTCTGGAAAGCTGTTTCATCTGCAGTTCCCCCTTCCCCAGGATCACACAGTCTTCATTACAACCTCACGGTGCTGTCCCGGGATGGATCTGTGCAGCCCAGCTTTTTCGCTGGGGGACACTTGGATGGCCAGGCCTTCCTGCACTATGACCGTGAGACAGGCAGGGTAGAGCCCCGGGGACTGTGGGCagaggagctgggagctgagacgTGGGACACAGAGTCCAAGGACTTGACAGAGACCTGGAAGGACCTCAGAAAGCTTGTAGCAGAAATCCTGGCCCtgcaggaggagaaaggag GGCCCCCAGCCGTGAACGTGACCCGCAGCCAGGACTCGGAGGGCACAGTCAACCTCACATGCTGGGCTTTTGGCTTCTTTTCCCAGAATATCTCAGCGGCCTGGTTTCCAGATGAGGAACCCATGAGCCGGGAAGCCCAGCAGTCTGGGGGTGTCCTGCCTGATGGGAATGGGACCTACCGGACCTGGGTGACCATAAGGGTTCCCCAAGGAGAGGAACAGTGTGTCAAGTGCCACGTGGAACGCAGCGGGAATCACAGTGCACACGCTGTGCCCTCTG CTGTTAGCCTACAAGACCTGGATCAATGCCAGATGGAGCCAAGTGACCATAATGGCCTCACACAACCGGGATTTCAGTCCTCGTTGTCAGACCCGGCGTCCATCAGTTCCACTGTGGAAGCTTAG